A part of Caldicellulosiruptor owensensis OL genomic DNA contains:
- the nusB gene encoding transcription antitermination factor NusB codes for MHRRRKTRELCMKILYAYRFEDGSQDIIEFYKKFRELNQDEDFRDIDEEYLEKLLKGVIQNQQRIDSLIEKYSKDWPLSRLPMVELELMRVAVYELLFEEDVPVSVAIDEAVDLSNIFGIEKAPSFVNGILGRIAANEVKRGQKS; via the coding sequence ATGCACAGAAGAAGGAAGACAAGAGAACTTTGTATGAAGATTTTGTATGCTTACAGATTTGAAGATGGCTCACAAGACATAATAGAATTTTACAAAAAGTTTAGAGAATTAAATCAAGACGAAGATTTCAGGGATATCGATGAGGAATATCTTGAAAAATTATTAAAAGGAGTTATTCAAAATCAGCAGAGAATAGATAGCCTTATTGAAAAGTACTCAAAAGACTGGCCACTGAGTAGGCTTCCGATGGTTGAACTTGAACTTATGAGGGTGGCTGTGTATGAGCTTTTGTTTGAGGAAGATGTACCTGTTTCTGTTGCAATTGACGAAGCTGTTGATCTGTCAAATATATTTGGGATAGAAAAGGCGCCAAGCTTTGTGAACGGTATACTGGGGAGGATTGCAGCAAATGAGGTGAAAAGAGGCCAGAAATCATGA
- a CDS encoding stage III sporulation protein AF gives MQEILNEVALSLFYIVIIAIFIENLVNESYRKYINIFLGLTASIVLITPILENSEFLKFEFQKNLKKIESEFNQQGVYSQDIYRQALIQEYKNKLKDEIEDNIREICGKEIQVVNASIYEDIDSPDFGRLKEIKIEGEYDRKVVEIISNKYHVCKDRIYFQKLR, from the coding sequence ATGCAGGAAATTCTCAACGAGGTAGCACTTTCTCTATTTTATATAGTAATAATTGCAATTTTTATAGAAAACTTGGTAAATGAAAGCTACAGAAAGTACATAAATATTTTTTTAGGATTGACAGCAAGCATAGTATTGATAACACCTATTTTGGAAAACTCTGAATTTTTAAAGTTTGAGTTTCAGAAAAACCTGAAGAAGATAGAGAGTGAATTCAACCAGCAGGGAGTTTATTCTCAAGATATTTATAGACAAGCTCTTATACAAGAATATAAAAACAAACTAAAAGATGAGATTGAAGATAATATAAGGGAGATATGTGGAAAAGAGATACAAGTTGTTAACGCGAGCATCTATGAAGATATTGATTCACCTGATTTTGGTAGGCTTAAAGAGATAAAAATTGAAGGTGAGTATGATAGAAAGGTGGTTGAAATAATTTCAAACAAGTACCACGTGTGCAAGGATAGAATCTATTTCCAAAAGCTGAGGTGA
- the xseA gene encoding exodeoxyribonuclease VII large subunit, protein MMINNIVPKKEWSVYELTSYLKKKVEMDVLLKNIYLRGEVIRPSISGDHLYFELKDLEYDAKIKCVFFWFDKSLEIKHGTKVLVKGNVIFYEKEGVIELKVNEITDIGLGELFIKLKQLEERLRQEGLFDSKYKKEIPRYPKKIGIVTSKNGAAIRDILNTIYTRFENIQVYIYSCSVQGQNAPYEICEGIEYFNTSEPVEVIIVGRGGGSFEDLMAFNSEMVVRKIFESKIPVISAVGHERDYVLSDFVADMRAITPTNAGEIVVNFQKQALEKLSEFQKRLKNAIEKLLNLSNNKIEILRYKLYQNSPANTIAKCIQDVDLCRHKLSFAVNKKLHEIHRNLKSFEKRLADRNPELRLSVIRTNFDNCSRRLEEAFKKVLQQKEFVYKVNLEKLIALNPLNVLKRGYSITLHNSRILTTISQISNGDEIITRLSDGIIKSRVFFKQKGAGRDV, encoded by the coding sequence ATGATGATAAACAATATAGTGCCCAAGAAAGAATGGAGCGTTTATGAACTCACAAGCTATTTAAAGAAAAAAGTTGAGATGGATGTTCTTTTAAAAAACATATACCTGAGAGGAGAGGTTATAAGACCTTCAATTTCAGGTGATCATCTTTATTTTGAACTTAAAGATTTAGAATATGATGCAAAGATAAAATGCGTATTTTTCTGGTTCGATAAAAGTTTAGAAATAAAGCATGGAACTAAAGTGCTTGTAAAGGGCAATGTCATTTTCTATGAAAAAGAAGGGGTAATTGAGCTAAAAGTAAACGAAATTACTGATATAGGACTTGGGGAGTTATTTATAAAGTTAAAGCAGCTTGAAGAAAGGTTAAGACAGGAAGGACTTTTTGATTCAAAGTACAAAAAAGAAATTCCACGTTATCCCAAAAAAATTGGGATAGTTACTTCAAAGAATGGTGCAGCAATCAGAGATATTCTTAATACAATTTATACTCGATTTGAAAATATTCAGGTATATATTTATAGCTGTTCGGTTCAGGGACAAAACGCTCCATATGAAATTTGCGAAGGGATAGAGTATTTTAATACATCAGAGCCTGTTGAAGTTATAATTGTGGGACGGGGTGGAGGTTCTTTTGAAGATTTGATGGCGTTCAACAGTGAGATGGTTGTAAGAAAGATATTTGAATCTAAAATTCCTGTTATATCGGCGGTAGGGCATGAGAGGGACTATGTTTTAAGTGATTTTGTTGCGGACATGAGGGCTATAACTCCTACCAATGCTGGGGAGATAGTAGTTAATTTCCAGAAACAGGCATTAGAAAAATTAAGTGAGTTTCAAAAAAGATTAAAGAATGCTATAGAGAAATTATTAAATCTTAGTAACAATAAAATAGAAATACTTAGATACAAACTATACCAGAATTCCCCTGCAAATACCATTGCAAAGTGTATTCAAGATGTTGATTTATGTCGTCATAAACTTTCTTTTGCGGTAAACAAAAAGCTTCATGAAATACATAGGAATTTGAAAAGTTTTGAAAAGAGACTGGCTGACAGGAATCCTGAATTAAGACTTTCGGTTATTAGAACAAATTTTGATAACTGCAGCAGGAGGCTTGAAGAAGCTTTCAAGAAGGTTTTACAACAAAAAGAATTTGTATATAAAGTAAATCTCGAAAAGTTAATTGCCTTAAATCCTCTGAATGTTTTAAAGAGGGGGTATTCTATAACATTACATAATTCAAGGATTTTAACTACCATTTCACAAATTAGTAACGGAGATGAGATAATAACTCGACTTTCGGATGGTATAATAAAATCCAGAGTGTTTTTCAAACAAAAAGGAGCTGGAAGAGATGTGTGA
- a CDS encoding Asp23/Gls24 family envelope stress response protein, whose translation MSENTIGETMGGVVKIAEEVVAIIAAVAASEVKGVASMVGSWTGNITEALGKKNLAKGVKVQVGEKEAAIDIYITVEYGVRIPEVAWEIQERVKSAVESMTGLKVVEVNIHVQGIKFEKEEQKEEVAE comes from the coding sequence ATGTCAGAAAACACTATTGGCGAAACAATGGGTGGGGTTGTAAAGATTGCTGAAGAAGTTGTGGCTATAATTGCAGCGGTTGCAGCCTCTGAAGTAAAAGGCGTTGCATCTATGGTTGGGTCTTGGACAGGCAATATTACAGAAGCTCTGGGCAAAAAGAATTTAGCAAAAGGTGTAAAAGTTCAGGTAGGAGAAAAGGAAGCGGCAATTGACATCTACATAACAGTAGAATATGGTGTCAGAATTCCAGAGGTCGCATGGGAGATTCAGGAGAGAGTAAAGAGTGCTGTTGAGAGCATGACAGGCTTGAAAGTTGTTGAAGTCAATATACATGTTCAGGGAATAAAGTTTGAAAAAGAAGAGCAAAAAGAAGAGGTGGCAGAGTAA
- a CDS encoding exodeoxyribonuclease VII small subunit, whose product MCELQRDIKFEDAMRRLEEIVKNLEEGNLSLEEAIELYEEGIKLTKICNDILRSVEKRVVLIEKLNGEYVQDDITDDIYGGLGQRE is encoded by the coding sequence ATGTGTGAATTACAAAGAGATATAAAATTTGAAGATGCAATGAGAAGATTAGAAGAAATTGTAAAAAATTTAGAAGAAGGAAATCTTTCTCTTGAAGAAGCTATAGAGCTTTACGAAGAAGGAATTAAACTTACAAAAATTTGCAATGATATACTCCGCAGCGTAGAAAAGAGAGTGGTGTTAATTGAGAAACTGAATGGTGAATATGTTCAAGATGATATTACCGATGATATTTATGGAGGTTTAGGGCAAAGAGAATGA
- a CDS encoding SpoIIIAH-like family protein, whose amino-acid sequence MNKKIFVKVYSKRQLIIISLAILLIVAGIINSRMELGNKKKINPSVIEVSNPTVHKSENNVEEGTIDEMKLKREIERSKEINLLKSLLNDQADANAQKKIDDKIAKIIDISNKEMTCENVLSSKGLGECAVFYTDDTIYVVVQKKLEKRELIQIQSVIMNVFKVDFNKIRVSQNKNLN is encoded by the coding sequence GTGAACAAGAAGATATTTGTAAAAGTATACAGCAAAAGACAGCTTATAATAATTTCGCTTGCCATCTTGCTTATAGTAGCAGGAATTATAAATTCAAGAATGGAGCTTGGAAATAAAAAGAAGATAAACCCTTCTGTAATTGAAGTAAGTAACCCGACTGTACACAAAAGTGAAAATAATGTTGAAGAAGGGACAATTGATGAAATGAAGCTAAAAAGAGAAATAGAACGCTCTAAAGAGATAAACCTTTTAAAGTCTCTTTTAAATGACCAAGCTGATGCAAATGCTCAGAAAAAGATTGATGATAAGATAGCTAAAATTATTGATATCAGCAACAAGGAAATGACTTGCGAAAATGTTTTGAGTTCTAAGGGTTTGGGAGAGTGTGCAGTATTTTACACAGATGATACAATATATGTTGTGGTGCAAAAGAAACTTGAAAAGAGAGAACTAATTCAGATTCAGAGTGTGATAATGAACGTATTTAAGGTGGATTTTAACAAGATAAGAGTGTCTCAAAATAAAAACTTAAATTAA
- a CDS encoding DUF2273 domain-containing protein, producing the protein MDLLKEFLIKHIGEVIGGLIGLIFAIFVLIFGFFKTLFIFICIAVGIFVGGRYFEKKRLIEFLDKHLPW; encoded by the coding sequence ATGGATTTGTTGAAGGAATTTTTGATAAAGCACATAGGAGAAGTAATAGGCGGGCTGATTGGTCTTATATTTGCAATATTTGTGCTTATATTTGGTTTTTTTAAGACACTGTTTATATTTATTTGCATAGCAGTGGGTATATTTGTTGGAGGACGGTATTTTGAAAAGAAGAGACTGATTGAGTTTTTGGACAAACACTTACCATGGTAA
- the amaP gene encoding alkaline shock response membrane anchor protein AmaP, whose translation MKIGERILLTIFTLIVIFLSVIAILLPLNIFDVDTVQAAVYDYMNTPIYAIIPLLLIVMGFSVMFIGVKKKKARLGIIHTNEFGNLLISPKTFESAGYNAVKDIKGIKDASIEIEFDESGVIYYIDAVVTNDVNVPELTKEVQNAIKSHVEVAIGIPVKAINFHVKDMVAPQVPITHLR comes from the coding sequence ATGAAAATCGGTGAGAGAATACTTTTGACCATATTTACATTAATTGTAATTTTTCTTTCTGTGATTGCTATTTTGCTTCCACTCAACATCTTTGACGTAGATACTGTTCAAGCTGCGGTATATGATTATATGAACACACCCATATATGCCATCATACCGCTGCTTCTGATAGTAATGGGGTTTTCAGTAATGTTTATTGGTGTTAAAAAGAAAAAAGCAAGGCTTGGGATAATTCACACAAACGAGTTTGGGAATCTCTTAATCTCACCAAAGACATTTGAGTCGGCAGGGTACAATGCAGTAAAGGACATAAAAGGAATAAAAGATGCTTCGATTGAGATAGAGTTTGACGAAAGTGGTGTTATATATTACATTGATGCTGTTGTTACAAATGATGTTAATGTTCCTGAGTTGACAAAAGAGGTTCAAAATGCTATAAAGAGTCATGTGGAAGTGGCAATAGGAATTCCTGTTAAGGCTATTAACTTTCACGTGAAGGATATGGTTGCCCCGCAAGTACCTATTACTCATTTGAGGTAG